A part of Drosophila ananassae strain 14024-0371.13 chromosome 2R, ASM1763931v2, whole genome shotgun sequence genomic DNA contains:
- the LOC6506693 gene encoding sodium-independent sulfate anion transporter isoform X2: MTLRDWGYRLLPGLKWLQGYTGQDAVADLIAGITVGLTVLPQGLAYATLAGLEPQYGLYSAFVGGIVYAMLGSCRQVTIGPTALLALMTSRHTGFGLGSGPAYAILLCLISGIVELGMAVLKLGALVDLISLPVTVGFTSATAVIIGTSQLKGLLGLKGGSGSDFINTMRSVFGNLHQVRRGDFTLGLVSITVLLLLRKLKDVKLDGRVRSLRAQQLISGTIWVIATGRNALVVLVTSVLAYSTCKQMDSCPYILTGKVKSGLPKLAVPKFETTILDKNGTEISQNFEQMLSELGPSMLILPIIAVLGNVAISKAFGGAGLSPTRELVALSMSNICGAFCSSMPVTGSFSRSAVNHASGVRTPIGGCYTSVLVLLALGLLAPYFQYIPKAALSAVIISAVIFMIEFEVIRPLWRCSRRELLPGAITFVMSLAVGVEIGLLLGVGADVAFLVYRAARPVLSVSKLQTTNGINYILIRPKHSSLYFPAVEWVRSGISKALTTHGTAPVVLDCSHVHDFDFTAARGMGSLQKELAKANVPLFLMSAQKDISVILKESTNIDFPTIDSPDDLESILEQTPDYVLHLQIAAPLVESRLNHCDDREPTELCKLNAKSI, translated from the exons ATGACTCTCAGGGATTGGGGATATCGACTGCTGCCGGGCCTTAAGTGGCTGCAAGGATACACAGGCCAGGATGCGGTGGCGGATCTGATAGCAGGCATCACAGTGGGTCTTACGGTGCTGCCCCAGGGACTGGCCTATGCGACATTGGCCGGCTTGGAGCCCCAGTACGGCCTGTACTCGGCCTTTGTGGGCGGAATCGTGTACGCCATGCTCGGCAGCTGCCGCCAGGTAACCATTGGACCCACTGCCTTACTCGCTCTAATGACTAGCCGGCACACGGGCTTCGGTCTGGGATCGGGGCCAGCTTATGCGATACTATTGTGCCTTATATCCGGTATTGTGGAACTTGGAATGGCGGTGCTGAAGCTGGGAGCCCTGGTGGATCTCATCTCACTGCCAGTGACGGTCGGATTCACTTCAGCCACTGCAGTCATCATTGGCACCTCCCAGCTGAAGGGTCTTCTTGGGCTAAAAGGTGGCTCCGGCTCGGACTTCATCAACACCATGCGATCTGTGTTCGGAAATCTACATCAAGTGCGACGGGGTGACTTTACTCTGGGATTGGTCTCTATCACAGTATTATTGTTGCTGCGG aaACTTAAAGATGTGAAGCTGGATGGTCGAGTGCGAAGTTTGCGGGCACAGCAACTCATCAGCGGCACCATCTGGGTCATAGCCACTGGACGCAACGCTCTGGTTGTGCTGGTAACCAGTGTTCTGGCCTACAGCACCTGCAAGCAGATGGATAGCTGTCCTTATATCCTTACGGGCAAGGTTAAAAGTGGCCTGCCGAAGCTTGCGGTGCCAAAGTTCGAGACAACCATCCTGGACAAGAATGGCACAGAAATATCACAGAACTTTGAGCAAATG CTTTCGGAATTGGGCCCTTCCATGCTGATATTACCCATTATTGCCGTCCTGGGAAATGTGGCCATTTCGAAGGCTTTTGGAGGAGCAGGACTTAGTCCGACGAGGGAACTGGTAGCCCTCTCGATGAGCAACATTTGCGGCGCCTTTTGCAGTTCCATGCCCGTGACAGGATCCTTCTCGCGCAGTGCAGTGAATCATGCGAGTGGAGTAAGGACGCCTATCGGTGGCTGCTATACAAGTGTGCTGGTTCTCCTAGCCCTGGGCCTGCTGGCTCCCTACTTTCAGTATATCCCAAAGGCAGCCCTGAGTGCGGTCATCATCTCGGCTGTGATATTCATGATTGAATTCGAGGTCATCCGTCCTTTGTGGCGCTGCAGTCGTCGAGAGTTGCTGCCGGGTGCCATTACCTTCGTAATGAGTCTGGCGGTGGGGGTAGAGATTGGCCTACTGCTGGGTGTGGGGGCCGATGTGGCCTTCCTCGTTTATCGAGCCGCCCGACCTGTCCTTAGTGTCTCCAAGCTGCAGACCACCAACGGCATTAACTACATTCTTATTCGTCCAAAGCACAGTTCCCTATACTTCCCAGCCGTGGAATGGGTGCGATCGGGAATCTCCAAGGCGCTGACCACTCATGGAACTGCTCCCGTGGTTCTGGATTGTTCTCATGTTCATG ATTTTGATTTTACGGCAGCTCGAGGCATGGGATCACTGCAGAAGGAGCTGGCCAAAGCAAATGTGCCTTTGTTCTTGATGAGCGCCCAGAAGGACATCAGCGTTATTCTGAAAGAGTCAACCAACATTGATTTTCCAACGATAGATAGTCCCGATGACTTGGAAAGCATTCTGGAGCAAA CTCCCGATTATGTGCTGCACTTGCAGATTGCAGCTCCACTTGTCGAGTCGCGTTTGAACCACTGCGATGATAGAGAGCCCACAGAACTGTGTAAACTTAATGCAAAATCGATTTGA
- the LOC6506693 gene encoding sodium-independent sulfate anion transporter isoform X3 produces MTLRDWGYRLLPGLKWLQGYTGQDAVADLIAGITVGLTVLPQGLAYATLAGLEPQYGLYSAFVGGIVYAMLGSCRQVTIGPTALLALMTSRHTGFGLGSGPAYAILLCLISGIVELGMAVLKLGALVDLISLPVTVGFTSATAVIIGTSQLKGLLGLKGGSGSDFINTMRSVFGNLHQVRRGDFTLGLVSITVLLLLRKLKDVKLDGRVRSLRAQQLISGTIWVIATGRNALVVLVTSVLAYSTCKQMDSCPYILTGKVKSGLPKLAVPKFETTILDKNGTEISQNFEQMLSELGPSMLILPIIAVLGNVAISKAFGGAGLSPTRELVALSMSNICGAFCSSMPVTGSFSRSAVNHASGVRTPIGGCYTSVLVLLALGLLAPYFQYIPKAALSAVIISAVIFMIEFEVIRPLWRCSRRELLPGAITFVMSLAVGVEIGLLLGVGADVAFLVYRAARPVLSVSKLQTTNGINYILIRPKHSSLYFPAVEWVRSGISKALTTHGTAPVVLDCSHVHDFDFTAARGMGSLQKELAKANVPLFLMSAQKDISVILKESTNIDFPTIDSPDDLESILEQSETSFACSSV; encoded by the exons ATGACTCTCAGGGATTGGGGATATCGACTGCTGCCGGGCCTTAAGTGGCTGCAAGGATACACAGGCCAGGATGCGGTGGCGGATCTGATAGCAGGCATCACAGTGGGTCTTACGGTGCTGCCCCAGGGACTGGCCTATGCGACATTGGCCGGCTTGGAGCCCCAGTACGGCCTGTACTCGGCCTTTGTGGGCGGAATCGTGTACGCCATGCTCGGCAGCTGCCGCCAGGTAACCATTGGACCCACTGCCTTACTCGCTCTAATGACTAGCCGGCACACGGGCTTCGGTCTGGGATCGGGGCCAGCTTATGCGATACTATTGTGCCTTATATCCGGTATTGTGGAACTTGGAATGGCGGTGCTGAAGCTGGGAGCCCTGGTGGATCTCATCTCACTGCCAGTGACGGTCGGATTCACTTCAGCCACTGCAGTCATCATTGGCACCTCCCAGCTGAAGGGTCTTCTTGGGCTAAAAGGTGGCTCCGGCTCGGACTTCATCAACACCATGCGATCTGTGTTCGGAAATCTACATCAAGTGCGACGGGGTGACTTTACTCTGGGATTGGTCTCTATCACAGTATTATTGTTGCTGCGG aaACTTAAAGATGTGAAGCTGGATGGTCGAGTGCGAAGTTTGCGGGCACAGCAACTCATCAGCGGCACCATCTGGGTCATAGCCACTGGACGCAACGCTCTGGTTGTGCTGGTAACCAGTGTTCTGGCCTACAGCACCTGCAAGCAGATGGATAGCTGTCCTTATATCCTTACGGGCAAGGTTAAAAGTGGCCTGCCGAAGCTTGCGGTGCCAAAGTTCGAGACAACCATCCTGGACAAGAATGGCACAGAAATATCACAGAACTTTGAGCAAATG CTTTCGGAATTGGGCCCTTCCATGCTGATATTACCCATTATTGCCGTCCTGGGAAATGTGGCCATTTCGAAGGCTTTTGGAGGAGCAGGACTTAGTCCGACGAGGGAACTGGTAGCCCTCTCGATGAGCAACATTTGCGGCGCCTTTTGCAGTTCCATGCCCGTGACAGGATCCTTCTCGCGCAGTGCAGTGAATCATGCGAGTGGAGTAAGGACGCCTATCGGTGGCTGCTATACAAGTGTGCTGGTTCTCCTAGCCCTGGGCCTGCTGGCTCCCTACTTTCAGTATATCCCAAAGGCAGCCCTGAGTGCGGTCATCATCTCGGCTGTGATATTCATGATTGAATTCGAGGTCATCCGTCCTTTGTGGCGCTGCAGTCGTCGAGAGTTGCTGCCGGGTGCCATTACCTTCGTAATGAGTCTGGCGGTGGGGGTAGAGATTGGCCTACTGCTGGGTGTGGGGGCCGATGTGGCCTTCCTCGTTTATCGAGCCGCCCGACCTGTCCTTAGTGTCTCCAAGCTGCAGACCACCAACGGCATTAACTACATTCTTATTCGTCCAAAGCACAGTTCCCTATACTTCCCAGCCGTGGAATGGGTGCGATCGGGAATCTCCAAGGCGCTGACCACTCATGGAACTGCTCCCGTGGTTCTGGATTGTTCTCATGTTCATG ATTTTGATTTTACGGCAGCTCGAGGCATGGGATCACTGCAGAAGGAGCTGGCCAAAGCAAATGTGCCTTTGTTCTTGATGAGCGCCCAGAAGGACATCAGCGTTATTCTGAAAGAGTCAACCAACATTGATTTTCCAACGATAGATAGTCCCGATGACTTGGAAAGCATTCTGGAGCAAAGTGAGACAAGTTTTG CTTGCTCCTCTGTATGA
- the LOC6506693 gene encoding sodium-independent sulfate anion transporter isoform X1 gives MTLRDWGYRLLPGLKWLQGYTGQDAVADLIAGITVGLTVLPQGLAYATLAGLEPQYGLYSAFVGGIVYAMLGSCRQVTIGPTALLALMTSRHTGFGLGSGPAYAILLCLISGIVELGMAVLKLGALVDLISLPVTVGFTSATAVIIGTSQLKGLLGLKGGSGSDFINTMRSVFGNLHQVRRGDFTLGLVSITVLLLLRKLKDVKLDGRVRSLRAQQLISGTIWVIATGRNALVVLVTSVLAYSTCKQMDSCPYILTGKVKSGLPKLAVPKFETTILDKNGTEISQNFEQMLSELGPSMLILPIIAVLGNVAISKAFGGAGLSPTRELVALSMSNICGAFCSSMPVTGSFSRSAVNHASGVRTPIGGCYTSVLVLLALGLLAPYFQYIPKAALSAVIISAVIFMIEFEVIRPLWRCSRRELLPGAITFVMSLAVGVEIGLLLGVGADVAFLVYRAARPVLSVSKLQTTNGINYILIRPKHSSLYFPAVEWVRSGISKALTTHGTAPVVLDCSHVHDFDFTAARGMGSLQKELAKANVPLFLMSAQKDISVILKESTNIDFPTIDSPDDLESILEQSETSFAPDYVLHLQIAAPLVESRLNHCDDREPTELCKLNAKSI, from the exons ATGACTCTCAGGGATTGGGGATATCGACTGCTGCCGGGCCTTAAGTGGCTGCAAGGATACACAGGCCAGGATGCGGTGGCGGATCTGATAGCAGGCATCACAGTGGGTCTTACGGTGCTGCCCCAGGGACTGGCCTATGCGACATTGGCCGGCTTGGAGCCCCAGTACGGCCTGTACTCGGCCTTTGTGGGCGGAATCGTGTACGCCATGCTCGGCAGCTGCCGCCAGGTAACCATTGGACCCACTGCCTTACTCGCTCTAATGACTAGCCGGCACACGGGCTTCGGTCTGGGATCGGGGCCAGCTTATGCGATACTATTGTGCCTTATATCCGGTATTGTGGAACTTGGAATGGCGGTGCTGAAGCTGGGAGCCCTGGTGGATCTCATCTCACTGCCAGTGACGGTCGGATTCACTTCAGCCACTGCAGTCATCATTGGCACCTCCCAGCTGAAGGGTCTTCTTGGGCTAAAAGGTGGCTCCGGCTCGGACTTCATCAACACCATGCGATCTGTGTTCGGAAATCTACATCAAGTGCGACGGGGTGACTTTACTCTGGGATTGGTCTCTATCACAGTATTATTGTTGCTGCGG aaACTTAAAGATGTGAAGCTGGATGGTCGAGTGCGAAGTTTGCGGGCACAGCAACTCATCAGCGGCACCATCTGGGTCATAGCCACTGGACGCAACGCTCTGGTTGTGCTGGTAACCAGTGTTCTGGCCTACAGCACCTGCAAGCAGATGGATAGCTGTCCTTATATCCTTACGGGCAAGGTTAAAAGTGGCCTGCCGAAGCTTGCGGTGCCAAAGTTCGAGACAACCATCCTGGACAAGAATGGCACAGAAATATCACAGAACTTTGAGCAAATG CTTTCGGAATTGGGCCCTTCCATGCTGATATTACCCATTATTGCCGTCCTGGGAAATGTGGCCATTTCGAAGGCTTTTGGAGGAGCAGGACTTAGTCCGACGAGGGAACTGGTAGCCCTCTCGATGAGCAACATTTGCGGCGCCTTTTGCAGTTCCATGCCCGTGACAGGATCCTTCTCGCGCAGTGCAGTGAATCATGCGAGTGGAGTAAGGACGCCTATCGGTGGCTGCTATACAAGTGTGCTGGTTCTCCTAGCCCTGGGCCTGCTGGCTCCCTACTTTCAGTATATCCCAAAGGCAGCCCTGAGTGCGGTCATCATCTCGGCTGTGATATTCATGATTGAATTCGAGGTCATCCGTCCTTTGTGGCGCTGCAGTCGTCGAGAGTTGCTGCCGGGTGCCATTACCTTCGTAATGAGTCTGGCGGTGGGGGTAGAGATTGGCCTACTGCTGGGTGTGGGGGCCGATGTGGCCTTCCTCGTTTATCGAGCCGCCCGACCTGTCCTTAGTGTCTCCAAGCTGCAGACCACCAACGGCATTAACTACATTCTTATTCGTCCAAAGCACAGTTCCCTATACTTCCCAGCCGTGGAATGGGTGCGATCGGGAATCTCCAAGGCGCTGACCACTCATGGAACTGCTCCCGTGGTTCTGGATTGTTCTCATGTTCATG ATTTTGATTTTACGGCAGCTCGAGGCATGGGATCACTGCAGAAGGAGCTGGCCAAAGCAAATGTGCCTTTGTTCTTGATGAGCGCCCAGAAGGACATCAGCGTTATTCTGAAAGAGTCAACCAACATTGATTTTCCAACGATAGATAGTCCCGATGACTTGGAAAGCATTCTGGAGCAAAGTGAGACAAGTTTTG CTCCCGATTATGTGCTGCACTTGCAGATTGCAGCTCCACTTGTCGAGTCGCGTTTGAACCACTGCGATGATAGAGAGCCCACAGAACTGTGTAAACTTAATGCAAAATCGATTTGA
- the LOC6506693 gene encoding sodium-independent sulfate anion transporter isoform X4, whose protein sequence is MTLRDWGYRLLPGLKWLQGYTGQDAVADLIAGITVGLTVLPQGLAYATLAGLEPQYGLYSAFVGGIVYAMLGSCRQVTIGPTALLALMTSRHTGFGLGSGPAYAILLCLISGIVELGMAVLKLGALVDLISLPVTVGFTSATAVIIGTSQLKGLLGLKGGSGSDFINTMRSVFGNLHQVRRGDFTLGLVSITVLLLLRKLKDVKLDGRVRSLRAQQLISGTIWVIATGRNALVVLVTSVLAYSTCKQMDSCPYILTGKVKSGLPKLAVPKFETTILDKNGTEISQNFEQMLSELGPSMLILPIIAVLGNVAISKAFGGAGLSPTRELVALSMSNICGAFCSSMPVTGSFSRSAVNHASGVRTPIGGCYTSVLVLLALGLLAPYFQYIPKAALSAVIISAVIFMIEFEVIRPLWRCSRRELLPGAITFVMSLAVGVEIGLLLGVGADVAFLVYRAARPVLSVSKLQTTNGINYILIRPKHSSLYFPAVEWVRSGISKALTTHGTAPVVLDCSHVHDFDFTAARGMGSLQKELAKANVPLFLMSAQKDISVILKESTNIDFPTIDSPDDLESILEQTCSSV, encoded by the exons ATGACTCTCAGGGATTGGGGATATCGACTGCTGCCGGGCCTTAAGTGGCTGCAAGGATACACAGGCCAGGATGCGGTGGCGGATCTGATAGCAGGCATCACAGTGGGTCTTACGGTGCTGCCCCAGGGACTGGCCTATGCGACATTGGCCGGCTTGGAGCCCCAGTACGGCCTGTACTCGGCCTTTGTGGGCGGAATCGTGTACGCCATGCTCGGCAGCTGCCGCCAGGTAACCATTGGACCCACTGCCTTACTCGCTCTAATGACTAGCCGGCACACGGGCTTCGGTCTGGGATCGGGGCCAGCTTATGCGATACTATTGTGCCTTATATCCGGTATTGTGGAACTTGGAATGGCGGTGCTGAAGCTGGGAGCCCTGGTGGATCTCATCTCACTGCCAGTGACGGTCGGATTCACTTCAGCCACTGCAGTCATCATTGGCACCTCCCAGCTGAAGGGTCTTCTTGGGCTAAAAGGTGGCTCCGGCTCGGACTTCATCAACACCATGCGATCTGTGTTCGGAAATCTACATCAAGTGCGACGGGGTGACTTTACTCTGGGATTGGTCTCTATCACAGTATTATTGTTGCTGCGG aaACTTAAAGATGTGAAGCTGGATGGTCGAGTGCGAAGTTTGCGGGCACAGCAACTCATCAGCGGCACCATCTGGGTCATAGCCACTGGACGCAACGCTCTGGTTGTGCTGGTAACCAGTGTTCTGGCCTACAGCACCTGCAAGCAGATGGATAGCTGTCCTTATATCCTTACGGGCAAGGTTAAAAGTGGCCTGCCGAAGCTTGCGGTGCCAAAGTTCGAGACAACCATCCTGGACAAGAATGGCACAGAAATATCACAGAACTTTGAGCAAATG CTTTCGGAATTGGGCCCTTCCATGCTGATATTACCCATTATTGCCGTCCTGGGAAATGTGGCCATTTCGAAGGCTTTTGGAGGAGCAGGACTTAGTCCGACGAGGGAACTGGTAGCCCTCTCGATGAGCAACATTTGCGGCGCCTTTTGCAGTTCCATGCCCGTGACAGGATCCTTCTCGCGCAGTGCAGTGAATCATGCGAGTGGAGTAAGGACGCCTATCGGTGGCTGCTATACAAGTGTGCTGGTTCTCCTAGCCCTGGGCCTGCTGGCTCCCTACTTTCAGTATATCCCAAAGGCAGCCCTGAGTGCGGTCATCATCTCGGCTGTGATATTCATGATTGAATTCGAGGTCATCCGTCCTTTGTGGCGCTGCAGTCGTCGAGAGTTGCTGCCGGGTGCCATTACCTTCGTAATGAGTCTGGCGGTGGGGGTAGAGATTGGCCTACTGCTGGGTGTGGGGGCCGATGTGGCCTTCCTCGTTTATCGAGCCGCCCGACCTGTCCTTAGTGTCTCCAAGCTGCAGACCACCAACGGCATTAACTACATTCTTATTCGTCCAAAGCACAGTTCCCTATACTTCCCAGCCGTGGAATGGGTGCGATCGGGAATCTCCAAGGCGCTGACCACTCATGGAACTGCTCCCGTGGTTCTGGATTGTTCTCATGTTCATG ATTTTGATTTTACGGCAGCTCGAGGCATGGGATCACTGCAGAAGGAGCTGGCCAAAGCAAATGTGCCTTTGTTCTTGATGAGCGCCCAGAAGGACATCAGCGTTATTCTGAAAGAGTCAACCAACATTGATTTTCCAACGATAGATAGTCCCGATGACTTGGAAAGCATTCTGGAGCAAA CTTGCTCCTCTGTATGA